Below is a window of Neodiprion virginianus isolate iyNeoVirg1 chromosome 4, iyNeoVirg1.1, whole genome shotgun sequence DNA.
GTGGCAGCCGGTATGGAGGTTTCCTCCCTTCACATCGTCGGCCATTCGTTGGGAGCACAAGTATCCGGGTACGCCGGGCGATACGCGAATTTCACACTGTCCAGAATCGTAGGTGAGACGCCGGCCGAAGAACGCTTGCTTCGTACTTTTATTACTCGCTTTACTCGCCATTCCAACTTGCTTTTTTTCCTCTGGACTAGTGGGTAAGCAACGTCCGATGTAAACACTCCAACATCTGCTGAATTGACATTCCAAATAGATATTTCCCTTCTGTCCGTGTCTTCCTTATTTATGGATTCATTCTGGTAGGCTCATCAATTGGGTCGGAGCGCCCTGAGAATTTTATTCGACGTCTGAGCAGAATCACGGAAAGTTACTAAAAGTCTTTTACTGCCACGCAGGTCTGGATCCGGCGTCGTTCCTGTTCTATACCGCTTTAGAGCATGTGAAGTCTGGCGATGCTGATTTCGTCGAAATCATTCACACCGATGCCGGCGTCATTGGAATCGACCTGCAAACAGGAGATGTCGACTTTTATCCCAACGGTGGCGTCGAATTGCAGCCAGGCTGTCTGATACCAGGTAAGTCGACGTGTAAACGGTATAACCGTGTCAAGATTCTCTCAGGCTTCACCCTATTATGTACATCGTAATCTGATCGTCTCTTTTCCAGAGGTCTGCAGCCATCTCAGAGCTTGTTTCTATTACGCCGAATCCGTACGAAATGAGACTGCATTCATTGGCCGTGCATGCAATTCGAATTCGGCTTTCGAAGAAGGCTCATGCGATTCGAATGACACAGTGGTGATGGGCTACGCTACGCCGACCACCGCGTAAGTCAAGCTTTCATGGTCGTCCAGTGACGAAACGCGAAACTTGATCAAATCATGTTTTTTCGTTCCAGGAGCGGCGCGTATTATCTCGAGACCAACAGCGATACGCCTTACGGCCGAGGAGAGGAGGGCGCAACTTACGAGCATGCGACTCATCTAGTATCTGCAACTGCTGAATCTCTGTGGAAGGAAATTAAGTCAATATTTTAATTGGGATTGGGATTGGGATTTCGTAATCGGCAATATCCGCCGAGAGACACTAATATTCGTACCGTAGCGTCGATCCACcaatgttttcaaaaataaataaatgttcaaCCAGCAAGATACAAAATTGTCGTTAGTCGTTTTCTGAACCCATGTTTCTATACTGCATCTAGGTTCAGATACTGAAATAACTCATTTTACGTAGGATTCATTACGAGATTTTGTTCCATTATACGAGAACGTAATTCGTCGAATCGTTCTCGTTACATACTTTGATATAATTCTAAGCGATCAATTATCAACCACTCACGCCTACTGCATTGACGTCCCGAACGTTCTTGTCCTGTCTGCGTCTTTTCGGTGCAATTTATTCCAGGTTCCTCAATCTGACGATCCAGATGCCGGAGAAACTATTTCTTGCATAGAAACGTAGAGAATCTGTAGGATCATGCTTTGATATTTATCAGTCTCCACGTTCTTATCCTATTCTGTTGACTGATAAGCACCTGAGCTCTACTGACACGGAGTTCGTGGTCGTGATGCATTCGGATAAAGGTGTTCTGGGTATTTCACAAAGCACAGGAAACCTCGACTTTCACCTGAATGGTGAAAGCAGCCTCCAGTCGGGGTTCTGGAAGGTTGATATAATCATCACATTCGCCTTGCGCCAGTAACTTTTCCACCAAACGTCGATAATTTTGATTAGCGACTCTGGCTTGTAAATATAGCACTGCATGATTTTCTGGCACACTATGAACGAGCACACCATCAGAACACACGTTTATTTCGAGTTTCCCTTCGTGTGGCAGATATATGCAACCAATTCAAATCCGTTTACTACTTCGCGGAATTTGTCGGTAACGAAACTGCATTCGTTGATATCGATTGGATTTCGTATGCCAACTTCATCAACGGTTCATGTGCATTTGGGGCAACATTAATGGGATTCGGGACAAGCGTCAACGGGTGAGTTCGCGACATTTATAGCTATACCAGAGAATTCGTCGGTCCAGGAATATCTGTTATCCTTAAATTCCATCTCGTGTCATGGTTTTCCAGGAATGGAAactactttttttaaattcacgcATCGAAACTTTACGGCAAAGGAGTGTCTTTGGTATTCGGGATTTGATCATTCGGTTAGAAATGACTCTGGATTTAGGGATCGATTCAATTTCTAAACTTGATCGGAGAGTCTCGAAGACTCGTCCATTCTCAGAAGTTCAAAGAAAGATAACTTGCACAAGGAATGATCGAGCAGCAACTTGGACACAACGATTAGTAGGTCTAAGGAGTTTGAAAAACGCGGTGTAGAGAAAGTGATAGATCTGCCCAACGCGTGACTTCGCAATGTTTCCAGCCAATACCTTTCATGCAGCGCACTTAGTGTCACTTTGAAAACGTTATCCAAGAAGATCCTTTTTCTCCTTGTCTCCACGTCGCTTCAACGAACGTTATTCTCGgttcttttcatttatttggTTCGTAAGCACTTGTGGTCATACAGTTGCGCTGCACTGATCACGTCATCCTAGTAAATCGCGGACCACCGGCGAAAATGCGAATTTATAAGTGCAAATGAGGGAAGCTTtttatttactattatttatttactatatatatatatatcattttaGCAAATTTTCTGAGCCACTCGTTCATTGGCCAAGCAAGCTACGGACTCTCAAATCAGACGGAATCATCAGGAACGttagtggtttttttttttttagtattctCCCAAGACCGCGAATCAGTCCCTATTGTCACAAGCCGTGTTTTTTACATCACAGATACTATATAAGCCGAGTGTGGAATAAATTACCACATGGTGCACATGAGCAGCacgaatatttaaatattcctTTGTAATAGTGAGCGAGCAATATTTGGTATCAACGCTTCAACCGTAGCTgctaaattgaaatttcaaatactcTCGTCGAGTCACAGTCTTCCATGTTAAACCGTTCATGCTGGCGGGTTTGTCAGTCGGGTCAAAGTGATCTGAGGATTTAACCCAACCTCTCACCACAATCCCAGAAAGTTTATCAAATGTGTTCCTCCGGGTTTATCACCGCATTATGTATTTTCAACTTAGAGCATGCGAAGGCCGGCGGTGCTGATTTCGTCAAAATAACCCACGCTAATTATGGACTCAATAGAATCAACTTGTACCCAGTAGTGTCACAGGCTCAGAAAACTTTTCGACCGAAATGATAATTTGAGATAGGATGATATTGAACCAAATTCTAAAATACGATGTCGTTCTACTCAGCCTTCGATTTTTTCTAAGGGGTTGGTCAAGGACTGCGAATAAATCCTCACAGACCCAGATCGTACACTGACATGTTTAGGTGAAATATGGTTCCGATTGAACCTCGAAGAACGTACTTTTCCGTGAGATCACTGTAGTTTCTCTGAACTAAACCGGTAGTGAAGTAACCGAACATTTGATCGGAAAATGTGACGTGTAGGTCTTTATAGACGATGGACGAGGAGAGGTCTGTGGTGAAATACGCGTGGAGGTCGTATACATGCTGTGAAACGATGAACAAGGCTGAAGAAGTATCTAAACAATTTAGCAAACCCACCAACTCCACGTAACTGAAAAGGGACGTTAACAAACAAGCGAACAAAATCTCCCACTGACTGCCAAGAGGTGAGCGTTAGAGGCTGAGGGAAATTGAGTTATCATCATCAGACGTCGAAGCTTCTGATTCTCCTTCAAAGAAAATTGCTATTAAATGCGAGCCCCTGCACCAGAGATCCTACAATACGCGAACCAGTAGCAAGAACGATGTCTTCAATACGAACAGGATACAATGACGCAAAGTTTTAGACCCTCCTCCAAGAAATACAACCGAAGGGAAAACGCCGAAATTGCGATGGAAATGAACTTATGGCTTGtacgtcaaatgaaaatgcgtTGTAGCggttttgttcagaattgcataTAGAATGGGACTGTCAAGCCCTTTAGCgtgtttgagatacgtggactttgatatttagaaatatatacgtcaacgtcgaaattaACCAGAGCACCACCTCAAGGTGTTAGAACTCACCTGTGAGTGGATAGCCAGAGTGCTTAACATGAACGAAAACAGACTGCCAAGAGTCTGCCTTGctggaaaaataattcgctCTCAAGGTCAAATACAACTGGATAAGCCAAGCTTTCCAAATCTTTAATCAGATAAACGTAACAGATGAATTAGTAACGTTAAGCGCTCAAAAATGGGCTGTAATGCATCCAGAAGTACTTCAAATCGAAATCTGTAACTACAcaagctttgaaaataatgaacCGACCATTTAAAACTTAGAGTACCAATAGCACATCTCAAAATTGTGTTACAGTTACGATTGGCATACAATAGATTTCTACGTATTCTCCGCTCTGTGGCTATTACAAAAGACTGTATCTTAAGCATGTTATAGATAAGCCTGGAGACCAATCAATACTTGAACTATTAGGACAATTGAACATGCCCAATTCATAACGAATATCTACAACCacgtaataaataattcaagacTAAGAGCATTTGCGACGAATGAGTGTGTTATTCCCTGAAAAGTACCAAAAGACACGCGGAATATGTAAAGATCAAACGAGAAAATGTATGGGTAATTTGCCCCCCTCGTTAAAAGATCTAACTCTTATAAGCAATAAActtactactactactactactactactattgCTACTACTACAATGACAATTACATACGCTGCATGAAGAATAACCCGAAATCTGGTACACTGAACagaacgaaaattaaaataaaaataatacccAAATTGAAGGCTGCATTCGCATTTATTCATATCGATTGGCAAGAATATCAACGAAATGATGATTACGTACTTCGACTTCTTGAACAATTCATCAAAATGCATTCCCTAAATCAATCAGACTACAGAGACACTTTAGAAATTGGATGTTTAGTCAATAATTTGCTAGTAAATCCGTAACGAGAATTCTCCAACTGGTTATAATTCTTCAAGCAAGTGTCAGTAAAATTGTACTAGCGGTTTCAGATGTGAAGTGGGGGAAAGGGAAGTCAAGAGACCGGTGAATCCAGGGCAATATGGGTAACGACAAAATGACTCGACACTTTTTCCGAGTCAGTTACAATTCTTGCTCCGCCTGAATTTTTTAGGGTTATGAGAAGGTACAAACGTGAGGCAAAAAGAGGGAAGTGGTCGgatgataaaatgaaaaatgtggtTGGAGCTGTTACGGATGGCACCATAATTTGCAAAAGGACGACTGAACAATTTCGGTTGCTCGGATCAACTGTAACAGCatgacgttgaaaaaaacgaaacaaagaaaacgcAAAACGAAGTTACCTGAAAAGTTAGTCGctaaaaattttaagtttaCACGATTTACGGGAAAAGAGTTGGCTCACCAAAGCTAAACGACACTTTTCCGTAAAACAAAAGCATTtcgaattttgtaatttaaaaactcgaTTCTGGTCATTGCTTTTCCCAGATAATTGCTAGGGTGtcgaggtcgagaattcttattcatcaattGCTAGGGTGACATGATGGAACGATAATTGTGTTAAACTGAGAATTCGCTGAAAAAACTGTTAAGTACAGGAAGAAACTAATGGACAAATGGTGAGACaagctaaaaaaatttcatttttcaaaatttcaaattcaatacCAAAGATTGTCTGTAAGTTTCGTAGTGGGCGGAAAAGTAGTTCAACAGTTACACAGTATTGTGAAATTTCTCATCCATACGTACTACAATGTGACGGTATGAACGGTGAAAGTTATACAGTCGGTATTGCGATACGCAACATATCGTTGAATTCTCTTACCTTGAATGAATATGCTTCAAATATTGTCCGGCGGTACGGAACTCACACATCATGTCAGAAATCGTGATAAATGATAGACCGAAGTAAACTCCTCAACAACAGTTGACAATCGAGATTATAAACAAGACGCGTAACAATCGAAGATCGCGCTCGAGTGCGCAGCAGCGCCGCGCGCAGGGTAAGCAAATTTCTTGCCGTGCCGCGAACTTTGAACCGAATTCTCGCCACTCTgtgaatatttgttgataCATCTTCCGAACCACTGCATCGCCCGCTATGAAGTTTTCAGACAACCTTTCGCGTCGAAGAAGGCACGCTGTGTATAAAATTGTAGCCCATTCGATCAGGGCACTTTTCAGTTACGAATAAATTGTGCGCATTTTGTATCAAAAATACACTGAAACGGGATATGAAAATTCCTAAAAAAATACTCTCGCGAAGTTGACGAGAgaacctaaaatttttttgaacgaACTTTTTTCATATGTCGTCCGGGTTTTAAGCTACGTCggcgtgaaaaattaaaacattgttgaaatcaatttattggATTAGTTGTCGTGAAGAAATCACGTgtcgaaaaagtttgaaaaaattcaaagttcatCCTTTCAATGTATACATCGATTGCGTGAAAGGGCAATCGGATTAAATTGTGTCAGGGAAGCCGACCGTTCGATTTGACGTGAAATACTCTATATGCTTCTGACGTCATCCATCCTTCCGGCACTTTGGCCATTCTGTCTTTAGCGGGTGTCTGGATTTCAACCTTTCGAGTCTTTAGTCAGTCGTTAGTGATAAATTCGGATTCGTAGATTCTCGACAAAGGCACGGGTCTGACATTTGAAAAGTTAACTTTTTAACTGTTCGGTAATTtcgcaattcaatattttgcccTTTGTAATCTTGGACGTTCCCAATAAGAAACGTCtgcataaattatttatacatttttgaattatcaaattttatttttctacaagtcatcttttcgtatttttgaTCTTTCTACGTTTTTAACTGTCGGTAGTTTGACTTTCGGGATTTCGTAATGCCGACTTTTTGGTCTTTCGGATTTTTGCACCCCACCTATGTATTTATCCAACGCTAAGCTCCGAAATCTTGTCAGACAATATTTCTAGTCCAACACACCATGAGTCactttaaaaatataatgcaACAAAAgcatatttctttttatcttgaCGTCGCGTCGCTTCAACGAATGTATTCCCGTCCCTCTGACTGTATTCAACTCGTAAATACACACGTTTGGTACCAAAATTGCGGTGCAGTGACCACGTTAGAATAGTAAATTACGCACCGCCGGTACAAAGGTGAATATGTGTACAAATGACAGAGGGActtcattattcattattcattttttctcctccgTTGTCTGCTCGAGCAAAAAGTTTCCCAGGGCCGTCCGTCCAGCGGTTAAACGGACCGCAAACCCTTAATCAAAGGGAATTATGAGCACGCTAAGACATTTTTTCCAAGTGTTTCAAAGAGACAGCGAATAAGTCCTTATAACCGTAAATTGCGCTACGTTGTGTTTTATACGTGACAACAATTATTCGTCACTGTACAGCAGCGCAATTACAAAAGGTGAAAATGTCGAGGAGATTTCGCACGtctcttcaattttgcacTGAGACAGCTTTTGTCCGTGTCGTAAAGAGAGTGCGGGAAAAGGTAATTCTGGAAAAACATTTGACGAGTGCCTGTAATCTTGGCAAGTGGAGACGAGATTTCGACCGAGGTGAAATCGGTACTAAAAAATACAACGGCAACCTTCTTTACCAATCTTCGTTACCtctgtcttttttcttttcataccGTTTCAAAGAGGGTTGAGCCCGCGTGATACAAACCGAAACAAAGaagcaggaaaaaaaaaaaaaaacagaaacagaaagaggaaaataaaaggcTCGCCGCTTGGAAAGTGCTGCGTACTCAAAAGCGTCGCAATTACTTTTGGAGTAGGTGTAACTTAGACTTGAGAAAGGAGGATAAGAGGGTTAGAGGGTGCGAAGAAAGATAAGGATACCTACTTCGTCGATCCTTATTGCGTGAAAAAGACGAGAGTACCATGACTGCTAAGTAAGAATCCACATCTTGAAACACCCGCGAACAAACGTTTATGTTACACGTAATTGTATTAGGTTCCGCAGATATTCCCAATCTCCGCGACGTGATGAATAATTCGTTCCAATTTCCATGGAATTGATATCCCGCGGTTGCTGTCAGCCCGGAACTTGGCGGCTTGCCATTCATCAAAATACATTTATTCCTTGTCTCAAGCTCGTCGCGTTTATTTTTAGGGCGCAAGCCGCTCAACAGTTCAACAGTTTTAACACTTGAAGCCACCTCTTCCATAAATTCCAACATTTCCAGATCATCATTTCGGCACGAACGTTCAATCCGAAAGCTTAAGCAGCGGCTAAGAATGATTACATGGGAGGGTGGAAATTCCGAGGTTTCAAAAACTGAACGTAGAAAATTCATACTGTAGAATAGTGAAAATGTAGAAGTAATAGCAAAATATATAAACCGTgttaattaatatatttcattCAGTTAAAATAGAGAAAGCCGAaatgtagaattttcaaaagaaatgTAGAAACGCAgaaatagatgaaaattttgatgattCTACACTTAAGTTGCAGgttaaaatgtaaattagCACAATATGTCTATATTTTGGCCAAAGGGAAAAATGTAACGAAAGGTAAAGTGTAGATTGTCAGAATAATTACATGTGGAAATTATAGAATTTATGACGGTTGTGTATTTTGGATTTCTATAATTTCAGCTTTCTccatttgtaatttgtatttCTCGACTTCCTGCACGATTGGAAATTCGACATTTCAGCCTTGCATACGCGTTGTGTAGCCATTTTACATTCCCAATCGTTAAAGCCTGACTTGACTCCGGTTCGATTATTGCTTCACATTTTTACCATTAATAAACATCGGCCGTGATATCAAtctttttgatccttcgattCACGAGCTTCGTCTGAATCTCTAAAACGGTTCATCGGGCTTCCAAAGGCGTAACAGGGTTACGTCAAGAGTGACCATCAATTCCGAGGAATTCTGCTTTACCTGCCAACCAACATCCCGTCAAACGGGGGCATCTTGTGTACGGCTGACGGCCCGGACATGAACAGAGTATCATTCCTGATTACCTGCTTCGGTAACTCCGTATCGATTTCCGCCGAATCCTCGTTCCTCAGGGATACACACGTGACCAATTCATCCCGGAATACCGTCTACGTCGGATATCGCGGAAGTTCGGAGGATGCGTTTCCTGCAGATTTCGCCACCCgctttttactttttgcaAAGAATTCTACATCCGCGGACTAACAATAAATCGAACAAAATTTGGAACGAGAGTTGGGAGGCAAAAGCTTTCAAATAATGTCCGTCGTACTATAGGTTCCAAATAAGCAAATTGAGTTGGACGAATTGATGGATGAGGAGTAGTCGATTCAGTACGTATACAAATCTTTTATCGCCActcaaacgcgaaaaaattttcccgtcGGTctttgatttcaaaaaataaacaacgtAGATTATACAATGGTCCTAGAAAACTGGATAGTGTATGTATGAGTTAGCTATTCTCAGGTCGGTTCTTGCTTTAACGAAAGCCTTGCCTTCCACGTGCCCGAATGGCTGACACGTGGGAATTTCGATGTGTATCTAAGACGAAGGTGAACACGATTTGATTCGATCAATTCGCACTCCAGTTTCCTCCCctaattctctctctctctctctcgctctctttgCATTGTCAGTGTTTCGCTTTCCGAGTCCATGGAGCAATACAGGCAAATTAGCGCCGACAAGCTCCTGAATCCTGTTAAGTCTAAGTGCGCGGAGTTCTGCTCGCGAAAGGTCGACAAGACGGGAGA
It encodes the following:
- the LOC124303650 gene encoding phospholipase A1 VesT1.02-like: MIRLASLLFLWLPIAMAGNETYEPCESCIWQASTSKLAAIKLRLYTGETVDEYTEVVVGEAVSLMDQMNLNQSTVVYTHGLFGTPNWKSSEAIAEAYIKRGNHNVVLLDWASIADTEWFYAGRSVPGVGYTLATVLNEWVAAGMEVSSLHIVGHSLGAQVSGYAGRYANFTLSRIVGLDPASFLFYTALEHVKSGDADFVEIIHTDAGVIGIDLQTGDVDFYPNGGVELQPGCLIPEVCSHLRACFYYAESVRNETAFIGRACNSNSAFEEGSCDSNDTVVMGYATPTTASGAYYLETNSDTPYGRGEEGATYEHATHLVSATAESLWKEIKSIF